The DNA window AGCGGATAGCACCAGAGTACGGCCTCATAGCTCGGCAGGACCGGGATTACCAGCTTTATGTAAATCATTCTCAGGACGCACATATTTCCAACGGAAATCAGCATTGTTTCCATGGATTTTCCCGCACCGCGCATTACGCCCATCAGAATCTGGTGGACGGCCAGTACCACATAGAATCCTACCAGGATCCGCATGGTTACCATTCCGTACTGGATGACGCCGGGATCGGATGAGAATATGGACAGGATGCGTTCCGATTCGAAGAACAGAAGCACCGAAAGCAGGGCGGACACGGCCGCGCAGATGATGATGCCCTGTTTGATTCCCTCCCGGATGCGTTCCGGTTTCCTTGCGCCGATATTCTGGCCTGTAAATGTCGTGGCTGCCATACAGAAGCTCTGCATCGGCAGTACCACGAATCCGTCTACCTTATTGTAGGCTCCGAATCCGGCCATGACCGCGGCTCCGAAGACATTGACATTAGCCTGGACTACAACATTTGAAAGTGAAATAATCGACTGCTGGATTCCGCTTGGAATTCCGATTTTAAGAATCCGTTTCATCATCCGTTTGTCGACTCTGATTTTTTTAATTTCCAGTCGGTAAATATCTTTTGTTCTCATCAGGGCGGACATGACAAGAATTGCCGAAACAAGCTGGGAAATAATCGTCGCCCAGGCCACGCCGTCCACGCCCATGTGGAAACCGGCAACAAAAAGAATATCAAGGACAATGTTGACCACGGAAGAAATGCACAGATAATAAAGAGGACGCCTGGAATCTCCCACAGCCTGCAGGATACCGGCCCCCATGTTGTATAAAAGGTTAAAAAGGGAACCCAGAAAATAAATCCGGAAATAGAGGACGGAAGGGCCAAAGACCTCCTCGGGCGTTCTCATCCACCCCAGAATCAGCGGTGAGCAGGCAATTCCCGCAACGCTGAGCAGCAGGCCGCCGATAATACTCAGGGCAATGGACGTATGGACCGCCCATCCCATTTTCTCTTCACTGCGCGCCCCGTAATACTGGGAAATAATAACGCCTGCCCCGACCGCGATTCCCATAAACATACCGATAATCAGCGTGATAATCGGTGTGCTGGAACCGACTGCCGCCAACGCCTCCCGGCCGATAAACTGCCCCACAACGATGGAATCCACCGTATTGTAAAGCTGCTGGAACAGATTGCCAATTAACAACGGAATTGAAAAGAGTACAAGCTGTTTCCAGATAACGCCCTCTGTCATCAGAATGCTGCCACTCTTTTTCCCCTGCTTCGTATCCACTTTTTTTCCCTCCCATAATAATTGCTCTGGCAACTATTCAGTATATTCATAATTGCCGCTTAAATTTCGTTTCTGTTCATACCCCTGCCAGCTCCCGGACCACCTCTCCTGCAATCAGAAGGCCTGCAACAGGAGGCACAAAGGCAATGCTGCCCGGCACAAAACGGCGGGAACTGTTCTCCGGTATCTCTTCCCTGATAAGCCGCTCTTCCAGCTCTTCATCCGGTTTCACCGGCTTCTCCGTGGAAAACAGTACCTTGAGGTTAGTAATTCCCCTGTCCTTCAGTTCTTTTCTCATCACCCTGCTGAGAGGGCAGACCGAGGTCTCGGAAATATCGGCAATCCGGAACATTTCCGGATGCAGCTTGTTGCCCGTTCCCATAGATGAAATAATTGGGATCCCCTCTTCCTTTGCATATTCCGCCAGCGACAGCTTCGCGGTCACGGTATCAATGGCATCCACAATATAGTCAACCTTTCCCGCTTTTCGGAAAATTTCTTTAATATTATCCGTCAGGACAAAAGTTTCAAAGGTCATCACCTCGGTGGAGGGGCAGATCTCCCCTATTATCTTCTCCATCACCTTTGTTTTTTTCATTCCCACCGTGCTGTGGTACGCCACGCACTGCCGGTTGATATTACTCTCCGTGACATCGTCGTTATCTATCAGGATCAGCCGTCCCACCCCGCTTCTGGCCAGCGCCTCCGCACAGTGGGAACCCACTCCTCCAATGCCGAAAACCATCACGGCGGCGTTTTTAAGACTGCTCATCCCGACGTTTCCAAGAATCAGTTCGGTTCTTATAAATTCACGTCTCTCATTTCCATCCATACCATAAACCTCTTAATTTTTTAAATATCTGCCTCATTCTAAATATCTGTCTCAACGCAGCCGGACGGCGGCCGGGATGTATGGCGCCGGTAAGCTTCACCGGGCCGCCGTGTTTATTCCATCGGGGCGTGATAAAACTTACCGTAAAACTGCTCCGTTTTGAACACATTGATAATTACATGGGGATCCACTTCCCTCATCAGCCTGATAATGTCGTCCACCTCATAAGAGGAGATAACCGTATGAAGCACATACATTTTCTTTCTGCTGTATCCGCCCACGGCCTCCACGCAGGAAATTCCGTGCTGGCAGACTTTGATATAGGCATCCATCATTTCGTCCGCCTTCTCCGTCGTAATCTGCAGAGTCACCCGGTCGTATCTGTGATGGAACGTCGAAATTGTCTTTGTGGAAATAAACTGGAACAGAATGGAGTAAGCCGCATTCATCCAGCCAAACAGCATGCCGAATATGCAGTAGAGCACACAGTTCCCGATAAAAACCTGCCCCCAGATGGAACGCCCTGTCTTATTGGAGACATAGAGGGCGATAAAGTCGGTTCCTCCCGAGGATGCATTACCCTTCAGCGCAATGACGATGGAAATCCCCATCAGGAATCCTCCGAAAATCACGTTCAGCACGGGATCGTCAAACAGCGGCTCAAAGTGCAGAAACTGCAGGAATCCACTTGTTAAAAATACCTGGAACAGGGAAAATGCCGTAAATCTCACGCTGATGCTGCGGCTGCAGATAAAAGCCACCGGAATATTGATGGCCAGCATGCCTAACGACGTGGGGAAACTTCTTCCAAATGTAGAAGTCAGCATATCGATCAGGATGGCAATTCCGGTAAAACCTCCCGACAGCAGCTCCGCAGGTCTGATAAATGCCTGTATGACAAAAGCCTGCAGAATTGCCGAGATAAGGACGGCCAAAAATGTTATCAGATTTCTGACGGCTTTTCTCTTCTGCATTTGTACGGCCTTATCCTTAATTTCCTGCGCCCGCTTTGCAATCTCTCCCGGCTCGGCCTGCAGGGCGTCATCCGGCTGGATTTGTTCCTGCCCGGAACCTTCTGCCGTGGTTTTCTCAGTTCCGGCCTCCTGATTCGAGGTGTTCTCCTGCCCGGTCTCTTTATCCTCAGGCCGCGTATCCTCCGCTCCCTCCTTCCTCACAGCTTCTCCCTGCGCTTTCTTCTTTTCAGACGGCGCCGCGCCGTCACCTTTTTTATTTAAATTATCATCTGGAACTTCCTGTCTGTTCTTATCCGTGTTTCCGGAACTCATAGTTTACCTCCTTAGGGAAATTACCGGGACCTGACGGTCCGGCAGTATATCCTGTCATGATATTTGAAAAAGGGCAAACGCACATCACCGTGTGCTGTTATGCCCTGCCTGCTGCGGATAGTTTAAGTAATATGCATATTATGCCCGACAACATCTATTAAAAATTCAATCTGAAATCATAAATCACGAACTCTTTTACGTCTCCCACAATAAAACCGGAAGTAATATAGGAGAACGATCAGAAAAAAGGCTCTGGATTTCCAAAAAAGGAAATGCATACCGTTATTTCCAATTCTAATGGCTGCGCATATATTTGTCAAATGTTGGAGAAGATTCTCTTTAACAGAGCCGCTCTCCTAATAACTAAAAAAAAGGAACCGCCTTTCCCCCACAGAAGGCAGTTCCTCCGGTCACGTTCACTAACCGTTACATCAAATAGTTTGTTGCTTATGTAAATATAACATTTTGTGCTGCTTTTGTCAATAAAATCCTGTCAAATTGCACAATTCTTTTTCCCTCCCAGGGGTCAGTGTTTTGCAATAAGTCAAAAAACAGTTTTCCTTCGGACGGACATTTTATATTATATTTGCTTTTTTCCGAAATATTCACTCATATTTTTCAGAAATTTACACATACTTTCCATTATTCAAAAAATTCATTTGTATTATTCAGGATGAGAGGAGCTATTTTAATGAAAATCTCAGATAAACTGGAAACGAATATGCAGCGCTTTGAAAAGCTGCTGCGTCCGGATATTAACTTCGACGTGGTATACCGTGTCATCCGCGTGGGAGGCCGGAATGCCTGTATTTATTTTATAGACGGCTTTACCAAGGACGACACCCTTCTGCGTATCCTGCAGTCTTTCGGCAGTATCAAGCCGGAGGCCATGCCG is part of the [Clostridium] symbiosum genome and encodes:
- a CDS encoding tRNA threonylcarbamoyladenosine dehydratase; amino-acid sequence: MDGNERREFIRTELILGNVGMSSLKNAAVMVFGIGGVGSHCAEALARSGVGRLILIDNDDVTESNINRQCVAYHSTVGMKKTKVMEKIIGEICPSTEVMTFETFVLTDNIKEIFRKAGKVDYIVDAIDTVTAKLSLAEYAKEEGIPIISSMGTGNKLHPEMFRIADISETSVCPLSRVMRKELKDRGITNLKVLFSTEKPVKPDEELEERLIREEIPENSSRRFVPGSIAFVPPVAGLLIAGEVVRELAGV
- a CDS encoding YitT family protein, with protein sequence MQKRKAVRNLITFLAVLISAILQAFVIQAFIRPAELLSGGFTGIAILIDMLTSTFGRSFPTSLGMLAINIPVAFICSRSISVRFTAFSLFQVFLTSGFLQFLHFEPLFDDPVLNVIFGGFLMGISIVIALKGNASSGGTDFIALYVSNKTGRSIWGQVFIGNCVLYCIFGMLFGWMNAAYSILFQFISTKTISTFHHRYDRVTLQITTEKADEMMDAYIKVCQHGISCVEAVGGYSRKKMYVLHTVISSYEVDDIIRLMREVDPHVIINVFKTEQFYGKFYHAPME
- a CDS encoding MATE family efflux transporter, with amino-acid sequence MTEGVIWKQLVLFSIPLLIGNLFQQLYNTVDSIVVGQFIGREALAAVGSSTPIITLIIGMFMGIAVGAGVIISQYYGARSEEKMGWAVHTSIALSIIGGLLLSVAGIACSPLILGWMRTPEEVFGPSVLYFRIYFLGSLFNLLYNMGAGILQAVGDSRRPLYYLCISSVVNIVLDILFVAGFHMGVDGVAWATIISQLVSAILVMSALMRTKDIYRLEIKKIRVDKRMMKRILKIGIPSGIQQSIISLSNVVVQANVNVFGAAVMAGFGAYNKVDGFVVLPMQSFCMAATTFTGQNIGARKPERIREGIKQGIIICAAVSALLSVLLFFESERILSIFSSDPGVIQYGMVTMRILVGFYVVLAVHQILMGVMRGAGKSMETMLISVGNMCVLRMIYIKLVIPVLPSYEAVLWCYPLTWVTTILMDIMYMKWGKWMLPGENKGEVS